In Cupriavidus basilensis, one genomic interval encodes:
- a CDS encoding DUF1223 domain-containing protein — protein MHKHLEQSAQADAIAHREAGPRTPSRKSCKPRSWPMRWAPMLMLAALAGPVGAAASAVPAACLHDSPPQRLALIELYTSEGCNSCPPADHWLGTQAARLPATQALALALHVDYWDSLGWRDRFASPVFTARQRALAGAVGSHTVYTPEVFVGAREQRRWHDAGEVAARVAEINAQAPGASLRLGWQALSAGQVQVALSVTPAARSGPLQAYAALVEDGLVSSVKAGENQGATLHHERVVRLWLGPFAVPAEGLAWSGSVPLPTGADPRKLAWVAFAQQPGAEVAQAVLAPRCELPG, from the coding sequence ATGCACAAGCATCTCGAACAATCGGCCCAGGCCGATGCCATCGCGCACCGGGAAGCCGGGCCGCGCACCCCATCGCGCAAATCCTGCAAGCCCAGGTCTTGGCCAATGCGCTGGGCGCCGATGCTGATGCTCGCCGCGCTGGCCGGGCCGGTGGGCGCGGCGGCCAGCGCCGTGCCGGCCGCGTGCCTGCATGACAGCCCGCCCCAGCGGCTGGCGTTGATCGAGCTCTACACCTCGGAGGGCTGTAACAGCTGTCCGCCCGCCGATCACTGGCTCGGCACGCAGGCCGCTCGGCTGCCGGCCACGCAGGCGCTGGCGCTGGCGCTGCATGTCGACTACTGGGACAGCCTGGGCTGGCGCGACCGCTTTGCCAGCCCGGTGTTTACTGCCCGCCAGCGCGCGCTGGCGGGCGCCGTCGGCAGTCATACGGTATATACGCCAGAGGTGTTTGTCGGCGCGCGTGAGCAGCGCCGCTGGCACGACGCAGGCGAGGTCGCGGCGCGCGTGGCCGAGATCAACGCGCAAGCGCCCGGCGCCTCGCTTCGGCTGGGCTGGCAGGCGCTCTCCGCCGGGCAAGTGCAGGTTGCGCTGAGCGTGACGCCGGCGGCCCGCTCCGGGCCACTGCAGGCCTATGCCGCGCTGGTCGAGGACGGGCTGGTGTCGTCGGTGAAGGCCGGCGAGAACCAAGGCGCCACGCTGCATCACGAGCGTGTCGTGCGGCTCTGGCTGGGCCCCTTCGCGGTGCCGGCCGAGGGGCTGGCGTGGTCGGGCAGCGTGCCGCTGCCAACCGGGGCCGACCCGCGCAAGCTGGCCTGGGTCGCCTTCGCGCAGCAGCCCGGCGCCGAGGTGGCGCAGGCGGTGCTGGCGCCGCGCTGCGAATTGCCCGGGTGA
- a CDS encoding gamma-glutamylcyclotransferase — protein sequence MAITRQDLETDRLRASLCSTPVASSLLPEEAFERSLHATLDQRPDTPGLAGDVLLFGYGSLIWNPMVIHTDRQLATVHGYHRGFYLYSRINRGTWDDPGLVLALDRGGSCQGVVFRIPHHMIEQEFRLLWRREMLTGAYHPRWLNVKMNGSPRQRALAFVMNREHEAYAGRLPDDRVVACLRHACGLYGPAREYLQQTLLGLATNGVDDPYLGRLWRRLQDTDATAAQAVSEPA from the coding sequence ATGGCCATCACCCGACAAGATCTCGAAACAGATCGGCTGCGTGCTTCTCTTTGCAGCACGCCGGTGGCTTCCTCGCTACTTCCCGAAGAAGCTTTCGAGCGTTCTCTGCACGCTACGCTGGACCAGCGGCCGGATACGCCCGGGCTGGCCGGCGATGTCCTGCTGTTCGGCTACGGCTCGCTGATCTGGAACCCGATGGTGATTCACACGGACCGCCAACTGGCTACCGTGCATGGCTACCACCGCGGCTTCTACCTGTACTCGCGCATCAACCGCGGCACCTGGGACGACCCTGGCCTGGTGCTCGCGCTGGACCGCGGCGGCTCGTGCCAGGGCGTCGTCTTCCGTATCCCCCATCACATGATCGAGCAGGAATTCCGCCTGCTGTGGCGCCGCGAGATGCTGACCGGCGCCTACCATCCCCGCTGGCTCAATGTGAAGATGAACGGCAGCCCGCGGCAGCGCGCCCTGGCCTTCGTGATGAACCGCGAGCACGAAGCCTATGCCGGACGCTTGCCGGACGACCGCGTGGTGGCCTGCCTGCGCCACGCCTGTGGCCTGTACGGCCCGGCCCGCGAGTACCTGCAGCAGACGCTGCTTGGCCTTGCCACCAACGGGGTCGACGACCCCTACCTGGGCCGGCTCTGGCGCCGGCTGCAGGATACGGATGCCACGGCCGCACAAGCTGTCAGCGAACCCGCCTGA
- a CDS encoding ankyrin repeat domain-containing protein, with translation MPRPAARPRRLVLAEVLGLTGLLMGGALLAGPGGSTLAARPASSGPAQSSPRSHGQGAAGSTAAAHDSVAGLDRNLLAAATLGDLELVKRLLASGASAQAADERGRSALLVAVYSRHTEVAKALVAAGADVNRKDMESNSPFLLAAATGQLELVQLALAHGADLNSTDSYDNTALIAACEHGNTEVVKVLLKAGVAVDHVNRQGWTALLETIVMGDGSARYEDTVQLLLDAGADANLADRDGTTPTRHARERSYKTMVKMLVRVRGH, from the coding sequence ATGCCACGCCCTGCTGCCCGCCCCCGCCGACTGGTGCTTGCCGAAGTGCTGGGGCTGACCGGTTTGCTGATGGGCGGCGCGCTGCTGGCCGGACCCGGCGGATCGACGCTGGCGGCGCGCCCTGCCAGCAGCGGCCCGGCCCAGTCATCGCCGCGCTCGCACGGGCAAGGCGCTGCCGGCTCCACCGCTGCCGCGCACGATAGCGTTGCCGGGCTCGACCGCAATCTCCTTGCCGCGGCAACGCTGGGAGACCTCGAACTGGTCAAGCGCTTGCTGGCTTCGGGCGCTTCCGCCCAGGCCGCCGACGAACGCGGCCGCAGTGCCTTGCTGGTGGCGGTCTACAGCCGCCATACCGAGGTTGCCAAGGCACTGGTGGCGGCCGGTGCCGATGTCAACCGCAAGGACATGGAATCCAACAGCCCCTTCCTGCTGGCCGCGGCCACCGGGCAGCTCGAGCTGGTGCAGCTGGCGCTGGCGCATGGGGCCGATCTCAACAGCACGGACAGCTATGACAACACCGCCCTGATCGCCGCGTGCGAGCATGGCAACACCGAAGTGGTGAAGGTGTTGTTGAAGGCCGGCGTGGCGGTCGACCATGTCAACCGCCAGGGCTGGACCGCCTTGCTGGAGACCATCGTCATGGGCGATGGCAGCGCGCGGTATGAAGACACGGTGCAGTTGCTGCTGGATGCGGGCGCGGACGCCAACCTGGCCGACCGGGATGGCACCACCCCGACCCGGCACGCCCGCGAGCGCAGCTACAAGACCATGGTGAAGATGCTGGTGCGCGTGCGCGGGCACTGA
- a CDS encoding long-chain fatty acid--CoA ligase — protein MQTPKPARPHFQFWPKRVPTEIVLPETSLWYNLVVSAHRYADKAAIRYFGNAITFRALEAQASAMAGWLQQKAGVKKGDRVLLYMQNCPQFIIAYYAILRADAVVVPVNPMNRSEEFKHYITDAQASVAICSADLAMGAEQANNELPPEQRLQYLLVTQYSDALPASYENPEDAPAAWLTTQHPLPAGATPWADALAAQLVPGPHTAGPDDMAVMPYTSGTTGFPKGCIHTHRSVMHNVIGGGIWSGSGAESTILAVLPLFHVTGMQYGMNGPIYSGATVVMLPRWDREVAGRLISRFQVTHWTNIPTMVIDFLGSPNLDQFDLSSLRYIGGGGAAMPQAVAERLKQQFGLNYIEGYGLSETMAPTHSNPGDRPKLQCLGVPTLNTDARVIDPVTLKEVAVNETGEIIVCGPQVFKGYWGKPDATRDAFIEFDGKTFFRTGDLGRMDEEGYYFITDRLKRMINASGFKVWPAEVENLLYKHPDVQEACIIGTRDAYRGETVKAVVVLKTHAKGKTTPEDIIEWAKENMAAYKYPRVVEFVDALPKSGTGKVMWRALQESENARSAESKPAA, from the coding sequence ATGCAGACCCCCAAGCCCGCGCGCCCGCATTTCCAGTTCTGGCCCAAGCGCGTGCCCACCGAGATCGTGCTGCCGGAGACCTCGCTCTGGTACAACCTGGTGGTCTCCGCCCATCGCTACGCCGACAAGGCGGCCATCCGGTATTTCGGCAACGCCATCACCTTCCGGGCGCTGGAAGCCCAGGCCAGCGCCATGGCGGGCTGGCTGCAGCAAAAGGCCGGCGTGAAGAAGGGCGACCGGGTGCTGCTGTATATGCAGAACTGCCCGCAGTTCATCATTGCCTATTACGCGATCCTGCGCGCGGATGCCGTGGTCGTGCCGGTCAATCCGATGAACCGGTCCGAGGAGTTCAAGCACTACATCACCGACGCGCAGGCCAGCGTGGCGATCTGCAGCGCGGATCTGGCCATGGGCGCCGAGCAGGCCAACAACGAGTTGCCGCCCGAGCAGCGCCTGCAGTACCTGCTGGTCACGCAATACAGCGATGCGCTGCCTGCCAGCTACGAGAACCCCGAAGACGCCCCGGCCGCCTGGCTGACCACGCAGCATCCGCTGCCGGCCGGCGCCACCCCCTGGGCCGATGCGCTTGCCGCGCAACTGGTGCCAGGGCCGCATACCGCGGGCCCGGACGACATGGCGGTGATGCCCTACACCTCGGGCACCACCGGCTTTCCCAAGGGTTGCATCCACACCCACCGCTCCGTCATGCATAACGTGATCGGTGGCGGTATCTGGAGCGGCAGCGGCGCGGAATCGACGATCCTGGCGGTGCTGCCGCTGTTCCACGTGACCGGAATGCAGTACGGCATGAACGGCCCGATCTACAGCGGCGCTACCGTGGTGATGCTGCCGCGCTGGGACCGCGAAGTCGCGGGCCGGCTGATCTCGCGCTTCCAGGTCACGCACTGGACCAATATCCCGACCATGGTGATCGACTTCCTGGGCAGCCCGAACCTGGACCAGTTCGACCTGTCGAGCCTGCGCTACATCGGCGGAGGCGGCGCGGCCATGCCGCAGGCGGTAGCGGAGCGCCTGAAGCAGCAGTTCGGCCTTAACTACATTGAAGGCTATGGCCTGTCCGAGACCATGGCGCCAACCCACAGCAATCCGGGCGACCGGCCCAAGCTGCAGTGCCTGGGCGTGCCCACCTTAAATACCGACGCACGCGTGATCGACCCGGTCACGCTCAAGGAAGTGGCGGTCAACGAGACTGGCGAGATCATCGTGTGCGGCCCGCAGGTGTTCAAGGGCTACTGGGGCAAGCCGGATGCCACGCGCGATGCCTTCATCGAGTTCGACGGCAAGACCTTCTTCCGCACCGGCGACCTGGGCCGCATGGACGAAGAGGGCTACTACTTCATCACCGACCGGCTCAAGCGCATGATCAACGCGTCGGGTTTCAAGGTATGGCCGGCCGAGGTGGAGAACCTGCTGTACAAGCATCCCGACGTGCAAGAGGCCTGCATCATCGGCACGCGCGATGCGTATCGGGGCGAAACCGTGAAGGCGGTGGTGGTGCTCAAGACGCATGCCAAGGGCAAGACCACGCCCGAGGACATCATCGAGTGGGCCAAGGAAAACATGGCGGCCTACAAGTACCCGCGCGTGGTGGAGTTTGTCGACGCGCTGCCCAAGTCGGGCACGGGCAAGGTGATGTGGCGCGCGCTGCAGGAAAGCGAGAACGCGCGCAGCGCGGAGTCGAAGCCAGCGGCGTGA
- the trxA gene encoding thioredoxin has protein sequence MSDVTLQNFDADVIETSRHIPVLVDFWAPWCGPCRTLGPMLEKLEGEAAGKWRLAKVNVDENQELASHFGVRSIPHVVAFADGQAVDQFTGVLPESGLREFIARVMPDPGKVALRAARDAAGAGEREAARSAFQAALAFDPGFDAARLEYIGFLLDEDALDQAQLEFGMLSPNAAQEDGYAALCTRIEAMRGASDLPDAATLAARVADAPGDLQARLDLARALIAHRQYEPALEQLLAIARTDRSFEDDIGRTAMLSVFKLMSDQPDVVSRYRRLLASALN, from the coding sequence ATGAGCGACGTAACCCTGCAGAATTTTGACGCCGACGTGATCGAGACGTCGCGCCACATCCCCGTGCTGGTCGATTTCTGGGCACCGTGGTGCGGCCCTTGCCGCACCTTGGGGCCGATGCTGGAAAAGCTTGAGGGCGAGGCGGCCGGCAAATGGCGGCTGGCCAAGGTAAACGTGGATGAGAACCAGGAGTTGGCCTCGCATTTCGGCGTGCGCAGCATTCCCCACGTGGTGGCGTTCGCCGACGGCCAGGCGGTGGACCAGTTCACCGGCGTGCTGCCGGAATCCGGGCTGCGCGAGTTCATTGCCCGGGTGATGCCAGACCCGGGCAAGGTGGCCCTGCGTGCTGCCCGCGACGCTGCCGGCGCGGGCGAGCGCGAGGCGGCCAGGTCGGCGTTCCAGGCGGCGCTGGCGTTCGATCCTGGCTTTGATGCCGCTCGCCTTGAATACATCGGTTTCCTGCTGGACGAGGATGCGCTGGACCAGGCCCAGTTGGAGTTCGGCATGCTCTCCCCCAACGCGGCCCAGGAGGACGGCTATGCTGCGCTCTGCACCCGGATCGAGGCCATGCGCGGTGCCTCGGACCTGCCCGACGCGGCCACCCTGGCGGCCCGTGTCGCCGACGCCCCCGGTGACCTGCAGGCGCGGCTGGACCTGGCGCGCGCGCTGATCGCGCACAGGCAATATGAGCCGGCGCTGGAGCAACTGCTGGCCATCGCGCGCACGGATCGCTCCTTCGAGGACGATATCGGCCGCACGGCCATGCTGTCGGTATTCAAGCTGATGAGCGACCAGCCTGATGTGGTGTCGCGCTACCGCCGGCTGCTGGCCTCGGCGCTCAATTAA
- a CDS encoding cupin domain-containing protein — protein sequence MTASPPRLIDFQTDPEPLPSHDRPRPDRLVAGNPDRTTWTHYSASQGDFDCGIWACEPGAWRIAFPAGKEEFFHVISGRLRISDDAGNAREFGPGDACVIPAGFTGLFEVLEPVRKHFVVLDRAAADAI from the coding sequence GTGACTGCCTCCCCACCCCGCCTGATCGACTTCCAGACCGACCCCGAACCGCTGCCCAGCCACGATCGCCCACGCCCGGACCGGCTGGTTGCCGGCAACCCGGACCGCACCACCTGGACGCACTACAGCGCCAGCCAGGGCGATTTCGATTGCGGCATCTGGGCTTGCGAGCCGGGCGCGTGGCGCATTGCGTTTCCGGCGGGCAAGGAGGAGTTCTTCCATGTCATCAGCGGCCGCCTGCGCATCAGCGACGACGCGGGCAACGCGCGTGAATTCGGGCCCGGCGACGCCTGCGTGATCCCGGCCGGCTTCACCGGCCTGTTCGAGGTGCTCGAACCGGTGCGCAAGCACTTTGTCGTGCTGGACCGGGCTGCCGCCGACGCAATCTAA
- a CDS encoding bacteriohemerythrin gives MTDSSSPGTATLAPDLLLGEPVTDATHAEFVQLLDAATRADDAGFLAALDEWIDHTRHHFGQEEAWMEAMAFGPQHCHRGEHERVLAVAGAVRDKVAEGDLALGRRLLSELPGWFDQHVKAMDAMMVNHMRENGFSLIEAPSEQAG, from the coding sequence ATGACCGATTCCTCTTCGCCTGGCACCGCCACGCTGGCCCCCGACCTGCTGTTGGGCGAGCCGGTCACCGATGCCACCCACGCCGAATTCGTCCAACTGCTGGATGCCGCCACGCGCGCCGACGATGCGGGCTTCCTGGCAGCCCTGGACGAGTGGATCGACCACACCCGCCATCATTTCGGCCAGGAGGAAGCGTGGATGGAGGCGATGGCCTTCGGCCCGCAGCATTGCCACCGCGGCGAGCACGAGCGGGTGCTGGCGGTGGCCGGCGCGGTGCGCGACAAGGTGGCCGAGGGCGACCTGGCGCTGGGCCGGCGGCTCTTGTCGGAGCTGCCCGGCTGGTTCGACCAGCACGTGAAGGCGATGGACGCGATGATGGTCAACCACATGCGCGAGAACGGCTTTAGCCTGATCGAGGCACCGTCGGAGCAGGCGGGCTAA